One region of Brassica napus cultivar Da-Ae chromosome A10, Da-Ae, whole genome shotgun sequence genomic DNA includes:
- the LOC106371485 gene encoding zinc finger CCCH domain-containing protein 64 isoform X2: MAPRILLCGDPVGRLSQLFKRVQSVSKSAGPFDALICVGQFFPDSPELLDDFLDYAQGRAQIPIPTYFTGDYGVSAPKILSATAKKAENQGFKMDGLEVCHNLFWLRGSGLSVAYLSGRESCDGQFGKYSQDDVDALRALADDSGVVDLFLTNVWPAGVTNRAKESDIPAHVSDSSFCDSNVSELVKEVKPRYHIAGSMGVFYAREPYLNVDSSHVTRFLGLAQVGNKNKQKFLHALSPTPTSTMSPSELSAKPPNTTLCPYTLQEGAAESKKRSNDDASDSQYWRYDVSKRQKNGSDGEKLCFKFVCSGSCPRGESCHFQHNAEAREQCRRGVCLDLIIKGKCEKGPECSYKHEFQDLSVQRKPRSENANRSKECWFCLSSPSVESHLIVSVGESFYCALPKGSLVDDHILIIPIEHLPNTLALSPEGESELSRYRNGLRNCYKSQGNDAVFFELVSKRVSHANLQVVPVPSSRARLLPNIFSLAAEKLGFKLVTKKFSDSSEGRKYLQKEYDAALGLFYVELPDGTVLSHTLEENEVFPAQFGREVLAGLLKIPDRADWRNCKISQEEEAKLVEDFKKQFQEFDPFE; encoded by the exons ATGGCGCCCAGAATCCTACTCTGCGGAGATCCTGTGGGACGTCTCAGTCAGCTCTTCAAGCGAGTCCAAtcg GTTAGCAAATCAGCAGGTCCATTCGACGCACTAATCTGCGTCGGCCAGTTCTTCCCCGATTCACCGGAGCTTCTAGACGATTTTCTCGATTACGCCCAAGGCCGAGCTCAAATCCCGATCCCTACTTACTTCACCGGAGACTACGGCGTCTCCGCCCCCAAAATCCTCTCCGCGACGGCCAAGAAAGCAGAGAATCAAGGGTTTAAGATGGACGGGCTCGAGGTCTGCCACAACTTGTTTTGGTTAAGAGGAAGCG GTTTGTCTGTTGCTTACTTATCTGGTAGGGAGTCGTGTGATGGTCAGTTTGGCAAGTACAGTCAAGATGATGTTGATGCTCTTCGTGCCCTCGCTGATGATTCTGGagttgttgatttgtttttgac TAATGTGTGGCCTGCGGGGGTTACCAACAGAGCTAAGGAGTCTGATATTCCTGCTCATGTTTCTGATTCGTCTTTTTGTGATTCCAATGTTTCTGAATTGGTTAAGGAAGTTAAACCTCG TTATCACATTGCAGGTTCGATGGGGGTGTTTTATGCTCGTGAACCTTACTTAAACGTTGATTCTAGTCATGTAACTCGCTTTCTTGGCCTTGCTCAAgttggaaacaaaaacaaacag AAGTTTCTTCATGCACTTTCTCCTACACCAACATCTACCATGTCACCATCAGAGCTTAGTGCAAAGCCTCCAAACACTACACTCTGTCCTTATACGTTACAAGAGGGAGCTGCTGAATCGAAGAAGAGGTCAAACGACGATGCCTCTGATTCACAGTATTGGAGGTACGATGTCTCGAAGCGGCAAAAGAATGGATCTGATGGGGAAAAGCTCTGTTTCAAGTTTGTGTGCTCAGGGTCCTGTCCTCGTGGAGAAAGTTGCCATTTCCAACACAACGCTGAGGCAAGAGAACAGTGCCGTAGAGGTGTTTGTCTTGATCTTATCATCAAAGGAAAGTGTGAAAAGGGCCCAGAGTGCAGCTACAAGcatgagtttcaagatttgagtGTACAAAGGAAGCCCAGATCTGAAAATGCTAACAG GTCTAAAGAATGCTGGTTTTGTCTATCAAGCCCGAGTGTGGAGTCACATTTGATCGTCAGTGTTGGGGAAAGCTTTTATTGTGCTCTACCCAAAGGTTCACTAGTCGACGACCACATATTGATAATCCCAATCGAACATTTGCCCAATACTCTGGCTTTGTCCCCTGAGGGTGAATCAGAGCTCAGTAGATACCGAAATGGTCTGAGAAATTGTTATAAGAGCCAAGGAAATGATGCAGTTTTCTTTGAATTGGTCTCTAAACGTGTTTCTCATGCTAACCTCCAG GTTGTTCCTGTACCATCATCCAGAGCTCGTCTTCTTCCTAATATCTTTAGCTTGGCTGCTGAAAAACTGGGCTTTAAGCTTGTGACGAAAAAGT TTAGTGATAGTTCCGAGGGCAGAAAGTATCTGCAGAAGGAATACGATGCAGCTTTGGGTCTCTTCTATGTGGAACTTCCTGATGGAACTGTGCTATCACACACCCTAGAAGAGAACGAAGTATTCCCTGCACAATTTGGACGGGAG GTCCTAGCAGGGTTGCTAAAGATCCCAGATAGAGCAGACTGGAGAAACTGTAAGATTAGCCAAGAAGAGGAGGCAAAGCTGGTTGAAGATTTCAAGAAACAATTTCAAGAATTTGACCCTTTTGAGTAA
- the LOC106371485 gene encoding zinc finger CCCH domain-containing protein 64 isoform X1 — translation MAPRILLCGDPVGRLSQLFKRVQSVSKSAGPFDALICVGQFFPDSPELLDDFLDYAQGRAQIPIPTYFTGDYGVSAPKILSATAKKAENQGFKMDGLEVCHNLFWLRGSGKFTLHGLSVAYLSGRESCDGQFGKYSQDDVDALRALADDSGVVDLFLTNVWPAGVTNRAKESDIPAHVSDSSFCDSNVSELVKEVKPRYHIAGSMGVFYAREPYLNVDSSHVTRFLGLAQVGNKNKQKFLHALSPTPTSTMSPSELSAKPPNTTLCPYTLQEGAAESKKRSNDDASDSQYWRYDVSKRQKNGSDGEKLCFKFVCSGSCPRGESCHFQHNAEAREQCRRGVCLDLIIKGKCEKGPECSYKHEFQDLSVQRKPRSENANRSKECWFCLSSPSVESHLIVSVGESFYCALPKGSLVDDHILIIPIEHLPNTLALSPEGESELSRYRNGLRNCYKSQGNDAVFFELVSKRVSHANLQVVPVPSSRARLLPNIFSLAAEKLGFKLVTKKFSDSSEGRKYLQKEYDAALGLFYVELPDGTVLSHTLEENEVFPAQFGREVLAGLLKIPDRADWRNCKISQEEEAKLVEDFKKQFQEFDPFE, via the exons ATGGCGCCCAGAATCCTACTCTGCGGAGATCCTGTGGGACGTCTCAGTCAGCTCTTCAAGCGAGTCCAAtcg GTTAGCAAATCAGCAGGTCCATTCGACGCACTAATCTGCGTCGGCCAGTTCTTCCCCGATTCACCGGAGCTTCTAGACGATTTTCTCGATTACGCCCAAGGCCGAGCTCAAATCCCGATCCCTACTTACTTCACCGGAGACTACGGCGTCTCCGCCCCCAAAATCCTCTCCGCGACGGCCAAGAAAGCAGAGAATCAAGGGTTTAAGATGGACGGGCTCGAGGTCTGCCACAACTTGTTTTGGTTAAGAGGAAGCGGCAAGTTCACTCTTCATG GTTTGTCTGTTGCTTACTTATCTGGTAGGGAGTCGTGTGATGGTCAGTTTGGCAAGTACAGTCAAGATGATGTTGATGCTCTTCGTGCCCTCGCTGATGATTCTGGagttgttgatttgtttttgac TAATGTGTGGCCTGCGGGGGTTACCAACAGAGCTAAGGAGTCTGATATTCCTGCTCATGTTTCTGATTCGTCTTTTTGTGATTCCAATGTTTCTGAATTGGTTAAGGAAGTTAAACCTCG TTATCACATTGCAGGTTCGATGGGGGTGTTTTATGCTCGTGAACCTTACTTAAACGTTGATTCTAGTCATGTAACTCGCTTTCTTGGCCTTGCTCAAgttggaaacaaaaacaaacag AAGTTTCTTCATGCACTTTCTCCTACACCAACATCTACCATGTCACCATCAGAGCTTAGTGCAAAGCCTCCAAACACTACACTCTGTCCTTATACGTTACAAGAGGGAGCTGCTGAATCGAAGAAGAGGTCAAACGACGATGCCTCTGATTCACAGTATTGGAGGTACGATGTCTCGAAGCGGCAAAAGAATGGATCTGATGGGGAAAAGCTCTGTTTCAAGTTTGTGTGCTCAGGGTCCTGTCCTCGTGGAGAAAGTTGCCATTTCCAACACAACGCTGAGGCAAGAGAACAGTGCCGTAGAGGTGTTTGTCTTGATCTTATCATCAAAGGAAAGTGTGAAAAGGGCCCAGAGTGCAGCTACAAGcatgagtttcaagatttgagtGTACAAAGGAAGCCCAGATCTGAAAATGCTAACAG GTCTAAAGAATGCTGGTTTTGTCTATCAAGCCCGAGTGTGGAGTCACATTTGATCGTCAGTGTTGGGGAAAGCTTTTATTGTGCTCTACCCAAAGGTTCACTAGTCGACGACCACATATTGATAATCCCAATCGAACATTTGCCCAATACTCTGGCTTTGTCCCCTGAGGGTGAATCAGAGCTCAGTAGATACCGAAATGGTCTGAGAAATTGTTATAAGAGCCAAGGAAATGATGCAGTTTTCTTTGAATTGGTCTCTAAACGTGTTTCTCATGCTAACCTCCAG GTTGTTCCTGTACCATCATCCAGAGCTCGTCTTCTTCCTAATATCTTTAGCTTGGCTGCTGAAAAACTGGGCTTTAAGCTTGTGACGAAAAAGT TTAGTGATAGTTCCGAGGGCAGAAAGTATCTGCAGAAGGAATACGATGCAGCTTTGGGTCTCTTCTATGTGGAACTTCCTGATGGAACTGTGCTATCACACACCCTAGAAGAGAACGAAGTATTCCCTGCACAATTTGGACGGGAG GTCCTAGCAGGGTTGCTAAAGATCCCAGATAGAGCAGACTGGAGAAACTGTAAGATTAGCCAAGAAGAGGAGGCAAAGCTGGTTGAAGATTTCAAGAAACAATTTCAAGAATTTGACCCTTTTGAGTAA
- the LOC111201304 gene encoding uncharacterized protein LOC111201304 — MASSDYEIITDPWDPKCVSACCMYFPGEEPEDTELLLEKIRGKLDERIHNHTLAEEYRIINEQIVKSQGFDVDFSKLRYLFDFQPAFLDDCDSDTGRDFFRKLSAEAIEIYNKRDGTSFEFVEVEKANIYSNSGEVFFITFVAKDSWNQTKVFQAKVIHVFCREIVHSFCRLKPNQPVTCVDEESIAKKEPISKEASITRKKKRKHGMTN, encoded by the exons ATGGCTTCATCAGATTACGAGATCATCACTGACCCGTGGGATCCTAAATGTGTGAGCGCGTGCTGCATGTATTTCCCTGGAGAAGAGCCCGAAGATACGGAACTTCTGTTGGAGAAGATTCGAGGGAAACTTGACGAACGGATTCACAATCACACACTAGCTGAGGAGTATCGTATCATCAACGAACAGATCGTGAAGAGTCAGGGCTTCGATGTCGATTTCTCCAAGCTGCGTTACCTTTTCGATTTCCAGCCTGCGTTTCTCGATGATTGCGATAGCGATACCGGCAGGGACTTTTTTCGTAAACTGTCTGCAGAAGCCATTGAGATCTACAACAAAAGAGAC GGGACTAGTTTTGAGTTCGTTGAGGTTGAGAAAGCAAATATATACTCTAACAGCGGAGAGGTCTTCTTCATCACATTTGTAGCCAAAGATTCTTGGAACCAGACAAAAGTGTTTCAAGCTAAGGTCATCCATGTGTTCTGTAGAGAGATTGTACACAGCTTCTGCAGGCTTAAACCCAATCAACCAG TAACATGTGTTGATGAAGAGTCCATTGCAAAGAAAGAGCCCATTTCAAAGGAAGCGTCCattacaagaaaaaagaaaagaaagcatGGTATGACTAACTAG